The DNA region AATTCACGGCACCAACAAGCCCGATACGATCGGCAAGCGGGTGTCGTCCGGCTGCATCCGGCTGACCAATGAGGACGTCGCGGACCTTTATGAGCGGGTGAAGGTCGGCGCGAAAGTCATCGTGCTTCCGGCAGCCACTGTCGATCGACCATCGCAGGGAGCGCCGCCCGACGCTGCCTCCCGATCACCGGACCCGGCACCGCAGTCGACCCGGCCCTCGGCCACCAACGCACAGATGCAATCATCCCGACCGAAGATGGCCGACGCCCAGTAGCTCGGTTCCAACACCTCGGTCCTTCCAGGCCTATTGCTGCGCGAACTCCGAGGATGCGGAGCCGAGTGGCGTCAAAGGCATACCGGCGGAGCTGTTGCCCGAAAGCCGATTGCCGCCGAACGAGCCGGTACTTCCCGAAATGGCAATGCCGTTGAACGAGATCGTGTTGTTGAAGAGCCGGACCGAGGACGCGCTCGCGACACCCGTACCGTTGTTGCTGATGGTGGAGCTGTCGACGACGATTTGTGAGCCGCCATCGCCCTGGATTCCGGTAGTCGAATTCTCTGAAATGGTAGAGCGCGTAACGGTGACGCTGTTCCCTGATCCGACAGCCAGGCCGTAGCTGTTTTCGATCGATGTCACGTTGTCGAGAATCGCAACGTTTCCGGCAGGGCCCGCCACGACGATACCTGGACCGGCATTCTTGTGAATGAGGGAATCCTTGATCACCAGCTTGCCGGCAGAACTTCTCTGATCGCTGACGCCTTGGCCGGTACCCTCTACGAGCGTGACATCCTCCAAGACCACACTTCTTGACGTATTGATCATGACGAGCGGCCCGACGCCACCGAGGCCGTCGACGGTCAAGTGTCGCAGGCGGACCACCTGCCTGGTGTCACCTGCGGGCACGTTGATTTGAATCTGCCCGTTCACGCTTGCTCTGCAATCGATCGTCACGGCAGTCAAAACGTACAATGAATTGCTCGCCTGGGGAGGGCTGAGGCAAAGGACCAAGCCGCCTGGGGAGACGTATCCCAGTGCACGCGATATTGTTGCACAGGGTTGATAGGCGAGGCCGCAGGAGTTGTTTTGGTCGTTACCGTTACTCGCGACGTAGACGGTTGTCGACTGAGCGGATGCCGGCGAATGCGCGAGCATGATGGCGAGTAAAGCCGCCAGAAATGCAAAACGCGAGAACATGATTTCTTTCTATACAATCGCACGATGCGGCCGAGCCAAAGCCGCGGCACTCGCACGTTAAGTTTCACCGGTCCAGCCTGCATCATCCGATCGGGTGACGCGTCGGGGCAGCCGGCGGCCGACACCGCCAGTGCCGGACGGCAATCAGGGGCAAGGTCGTCCCTGGTCGGGGAAGGCCTTGGGCAGGGCAGCCGAAGGCTTGCTGACGATCTGGTGCGCATCTCGCCAGATCATTTCGCGCTGACGCGAGATCGTGATCGCGTGCACCGGCAGGCCTCCCTCATCGAGCAACCATGCGCACGCGCAAAGGTCCTGCGACAGGCGTGACGACCTTTTGGGGGCGATCGACTGGAAAGCGGTCCTGCGCACCGCCTGCCGCGAAGTTGCAGTTTCAGGCAGTCGCCAAAACTGCTTCAGACGAAATGAGCGAGCTGGATGGACGGCGCCGCACAGCCTCCAGGTGATACCGCTCGAGAATATCGGTCTCCAGGACGACGCGCTCTTGCGTGTAATAGGCGAAGTGGGCGACGACCTCGTCACCGATGATTTGCCCCGGTCTTTTTGTCATCATGGGGAGGAAGGCGGAGATGTGTTCCTCGTCATCGACGTCGAGCGGGCAAAAGGCGTCACCAAGCGCGTTTCGATCCGCTCCGAACACGCCTAGGCAATTGATCGAGAACCGTCCAAGCGTCATCGTGGCATCCGGAATATGGAGCGACTCGACCCGATCGGTCTCGATCCTGTTCAGGAAAGCGCGATGGAGCAGCACGGCAAACTGGGGGTTTCTCCATCCGATCTCGCAGGCGGCCTGACACGACAATGCATCCGAGGATTTGATCTTGCCGTGGAACGATAGCAGCCAGGAGCAGATCGCATTGTTGATGACCAGCGGCGAGAACCAGATCGCATTTGTCTTGCTTGCCGCGGCTTTTGCCGCAAAGCGCCCAAAGAAACCCGGCGGCAGGTAACAGATGTCGTCATCCAGCTTGACGTAGAAGGCGTCCGGATCGGTCATCGTCCGATAGAACTTGTTGATCGATTTGTTGTCGCCCGTCGAGTTCGGCAGCGCGACGATCTTGATCTTGGGACTGGCCAACGATTGTATGTAGGCTCGATCGACCGGATCCCGACAATTATCCCACAGGTGCCATTCAGCGACGGCTTCGTCGCTGAGAATATGCTTGGCCAACACGTCGAGATATCTGCGTCGGCCGGCCGGCGTGACGGCGATCACTTTCATAACCAATTCCTCGTCTGCGGATTGATCCGATTCGGCCCCGCTCGCCTTTCCAGGGCAGCGCGGCGTGCTGGAAGGCTCAGTCCGGCGTGGACATCACGAACCCGACTTGTTGATGGCTTGGCACAAAGCCGAACGGTTGGGCTCGAATGCCGGTTTCGGCGAGCAACTCCTCGAACGCCTTGAACTCGTGATCGCGCCAACCCGGATAGTTCCAGTACTCGTCGAACACGATGAGAGTACCCGGTACGATCCGATCCTTCAAATTTGCGAAGATCGTTTTGGTCGACGAATAGAGATCGCAGTCGACATGAAGCAGCGAGAGCGGAATTTGCGGCCGGTCATGAAGGAAGGCCGGCAGCGTGTCGTCAAACCAGCCCTTGATCAGCGTCACGTTGGGCGGAACGATTGGCAGGCTTGCCCGCGCGAATGCTCCCTTGTCGAATCCGCTCCGCCACGCCTCGGGCAGCCCTTCGAAAGAGTCGAAGCCGTAGAAATGGGTCCGCGGTGTGTTCCGGCCCATGTGGCTGATCGTGCGACCCGACGCCACCCCGAATTCGAGGAAGAGGCCGTTCGAGTGGGCCAGCTCCAGTGCTTTCGACAGCAGCGACAGATCGTTGTCGAACGCCGGGCATGTCAGAAAATGCTTCTCGTAGTGCTCCGCGCTGTCGAGCGCTGCCTTGAAACAGGCGACGTCCAGAATGTCGAAGCTATCCCCTCGGGGTCTGGGAAAGTTCATGCCGGGTGACGGGGTTCTCGTCGGATTTTTCGGGACCACCGGTATGTGGATTTCAGGCTGCGGTCGCCCGTCGTGCATCAGATAAGAGAGCGCGCCGGCCACCTGGGGGCTCAGGGGATCCTGCGCCTGAAGCTGCCTCAGCCTTGCGATGGCCTCGTCGCGCGGACCCGCGATGCCCTGGATGAAGGCCTCGAGGACATCAAAAATCTTGGCGACCTTGGGCTGCTGAACGGAGCGCAAAGCGCGTAGCACCACGAGGAGGTCGCCAGCATCGCCCTCTTCGACGACCATCTTGAGGAGCAGCCAGAGCTCCGGATGATCCAGGCCATCCTCCATGTCCCTCACAAGTCGATCGAGGGCCTTAAAGGCCTGGGTTTCCTCGAGCTCGGTCGCGCTCGTGCTCTCGTTTGATTGTAGTACGTGTTCGGTCACAGTCCCACCTCGCCGGTACGCCTGCGGACGCATCGGAATTTGTCGATCCTCACGCAGCGCGGCGGACGCTTGACTGACCGTCTCATGAGTCGCCCCAGGAGCGCCAAACATGGCTTACAATTGGTTAACATTCTCCATATGCGACCGGCTCGGGCCGCGGCACGCGGCTACGTAGGGTGGGTGGAGCGAAGCGATACCCATCAATGTTGTGCCGCGCGGCGGGATGGTGGGATATCGCTGCGCTCCACCCATCCTACGGGCGACAGAAAGCCGGCGTTGCCGCCGGCTTTCGTCACGCCATTATGTCCGCGGAGCCTTCCCCTTTCCGGGAAATGCCCTGGGGAGTCCGGCCGAAGGTTTCGTGACGATCTGGTGCGCATCGCGCCAGATCACTTCGTGCTGGCGCGACGCAGTGATCGTGCGCACCGGCAGGCCGCCTTCTTCGAGCAGCCAGGCGCAGTAGCGCGCGCGGCTGATCGCCTCGCAGGCCTCGGGATCGAACCAGCAAATACCCCAGATCGAGTCGCGCCGCTTGAAGTGCCGCGCGATGCGCCCGGGAATCGGCAGATGCTGTCCGAACCAGTCGAACTGGTCCGACAATTCGTGTCGGATCCAGTCGGGGCAGTTGTTCTGATAGAGATACCAGGATGCGCGAAAGAAGCCGCTCTCCACTCGGCTGCGCGGGTGGATGAGCGGTGTAACGAACCGCAAATACATGACGACACGGCGCCACGCCGTGTTGCGTGACGCCCCTCGCAATCGAATTGGATGAACGCAAGAACAGCCGCGCGGCGGCGTTCAGCTCATGACCGATCGCCGGTCACCAATGGGGTGGCGGCGTTCAGAACGTGTCGATCTCAACTTCATGCCGCCTCCCTTGAAAGCGCTGAACAGAAAGGCGCGATCTCGCGCCGGGCGGCAGGACATACA from Bradyrhizobium genosp. L includes:
- a CDS encoding class I SAM-dependent methyltransferase — protein: MTEHVLQSNESTSATELEETQAFKALDRLVRDMEDGLDHPELWLLLKMVVEEGDAGDLLVVLRALRSVQQPKVAKIFDVLEAFIQGIAGPRDEAIARLRQLQAQDPLSPQVAGALSYLMHDGRPQPEIHIPVVPKNPTRTPSPGMNFPRPRGDSFDILDVACFKAALDSAEHYEKHFLTCPAFDNDLSLLSKALELAHSNGLFLEFGVASGRTISHMGRNTPRTHFYGFDSFEGLPEAWRSGFDKGAFARASLPIVPPNVTLIKGWFDDTLPAFLHDRPQIPLSLLHVDCDLYSSTKTIFANLKDRIVPGTLIVFDEYWNYPGWRDHEFKAFEELLAETGIRAQPFGFVPSHQQVGFVMSTPD
- a CDS encoding right-handed parallel beta-helix repeat-containing protein, which codes for MFSRFAFLAALLAIMLAHSPASAQSTTVYVASNGNDQNNSCGLAYQPCATISRALGYVSPGGLVLCLSPPQASNSLYVLTAVTIDCRASVNGQIQINVPAGDTRQVVRLRHLTVDGLGGVGPLVMINTSRSVVLEDVTLVEGTGQGVSDQRSSAGKLVIKDSLIHKNAGPGIVVAGPAGNVAILDNVTSIENSYGLAVGSGNSVTVTRSTISENSTTGIQGDGGSQIVVDSSTISNNGTGVASASSVRLFNNTISFNGIAISGSTGSFGGNRLSGNSSAGMPLTPLGSASSEFAQQ